The region AGAATTTAAGTGAAATATAAACATAAAACAGCAGCATATGAAAACTTTAGTATTAAGTTCAGTATTGGGGTTGACTATATTTCTATCAACATCACTCCTAGCGCAACTTCCTTCGATAGATAGTTTGCATATTCTACCTAATAATCCAACAGCTGGAGAACAAACTAGCTTGATTTGTTATACAACTTTTCCCTCTGGTGATTGTGAATTAAATGATCATACAGTAAATATTTTGGACACAAATATTATTGTAAATTTAAATTTTACTGTAGGAGACTATACAGTAATTTGCAATAGTATAGACACGTTGATTATTGGTAATCTAAATGCTAATAACTATATGCTAATTGCGGAATTATCTCAAAATTTAGAGACGACTATTTATGACATAGATACAATTAACTTTTCTATTGAAACAGTTGGGATTCTAGAAAATAAAATCGATGAAAACCCCTTTTATATTTATCCCAACCCTTTCACAGATAGAATTTCTATCGAGAGTAATAGCGCTTTGAAAAATGTAAGTAAAGTTGAATTGATTTCAGTATACGGGCAAAAAATATATACGAATGATAATATCAATAATATAAAAACAGAAATTGATACTAAAAACTTAATAGATGGAATATATTTTTTGATTATCACAAATGAAGAACAAAAATACGGTATAGAAAAAATAGTAAAGAACACTCCATAACAGCGGCGTA is a window of Salinivirga cyanobacteriivorans DNA encoding:
- a CDS encoding T9SS type A sorting domain-containing protein, which translates into the protein MKTLVLSSVLGLTIFLSTSLLAQLPSIDSLHILPNNPTAGEQTSLICYTTFPSGDCELNDHTVNILDTNIIVNLNFTVGDYTVICNSIDTLIIGNLNANNYMLIAELSQNLETTIYDIDTINFSIETVGILENKIDENPFYIYPNPFTDRISIESNSALKNVSKVELISVYGQKIYTNDNINNIKTEIDTKNLIDGIYFLIITNEEQKYGIEKIVKNTP